The Noviherbaspirillum saxi genome includes a window with the following:
- a CDS encoding MFS transporter — protein sequence MNQCRKNTLILSIAQALLLVNNITLISINGLLGFALAADKRLATLPVMTYVIGAALSTIAASSFMKHYGRRAGFTVGSLFAVVGVSLGAVAVLMQNFWLLCAATLVSGVYNAFGKYYRFAAADTGPADFKSTAISLVLAGGIVGGVLGPEASKITRDLTHVPFFATYIALILFALFSLAVVRFLDIPQPSEKEKTAKGRPLHQIMRQPTFIVAVLSAAVGYGVMNLMMSATPLAMDVCGLPFNDAALVLQCHVIGMYAPSFFTGSLIKRFGVLKILIAGLVLMFACVGVALSGTTFSHFWWSLAILGVAWNFLYIGGTTLLTESYDPAEKAAVQGINDFLIFGTTSISALASGIVITSRGWASLATISLPLLGITMAAVLSLAIKRRFVVAS from the coding sequence AGTGCAGAAAAAACACGCTAATCCTCTCAATCGCTCAGGCACTCCTTCTTGTTAACAACATTACGCTGATTTCAATCAATGGCCTGCTCGGTTTTGCGCTGGCCGCCGACAAGCGATTAGCGACCCTTCCAGTGATGACCTACGTCATCGGTGCGGCCTTGTCGACGATCGCCGCATCCAGTTTCATGAAGCACTATGGGCGCCGGGCAGGATTTACCGTGGGTTCCCTTTTCGCTGTTGTAGGTGTGTCACTTGGCGCGGTGGCCGTTCTTATGCAGAATTTTTGGCTGCTATGCGCCGCAACTCTTGTATCCGGCGTCTATAACGCATTCGGCAAGTATTACCGTTTTGCGGCTGCCGATACTGGACCGGCAGATTTCAAGAGCACGGCGATTTCACTGGTACTTGCCGGCGGAATTGTTGGAGGCGTACTGGGGCCTGAGGCAAGTAAGATAACCCGCGATCTAACGCATGTTCCTTTCTTTGCAACGTACATTGCATTAATTCTGTTCGCGCTGTTCTCGTTAGCGGTCGTGCGGTTCCTCGATATACCGCAACCTAGCGAAAAGGAGAAGACAGCAAAAGGCAGGCCGCTGCACCAAATCATGCGGCAGCCGACCTTCATCGTGGCCGTGCTCTCTGCAGCAGTCGGCTACGGCGTGATGAACTTGATGATGAGTGCAACGCCGCTGGCAATGGACGTATGCGGCCTGCCTTTCAATGATGCCGCTCTGGTCCTGCAATGTCATGTAATCGGCATGTATGCGCCTTCATTTTTCACCGGGTCGCTGATCAAGCGCTTTGGGGTACTCAAAATTCTGATCGCCGGACTTGTTTTGATGTTCGCGTGCGTCGGCGTAGCATTGTCGGGAACGACGTTCTCACACTTTTGGTGGAGCTTGGCAATTCTCGGTGTCGCGTGGAATTTTCTTTATATCGGCGGCACGACTTTGCTAACGGAGTCCTACGATCCAGCGGAGAAAGCGGCAGTACAGGGCATCAACGACTTCTTGATATTTGGAACCACTTCAATATCAGCGCTTGCGTCGGGCATCGTCATCACCAGCCGGGGTTGGGCATCGTTGGCGACGATCTCTCTTCCCTTGCTCGGCATCACGATGGCAGCCGTGTTAAGCCTTGCTATCAAGCGCCGATTCGTAGTGGCATCCTAG